The Staphylothermus marinus F1 genome has a segment encoding these proteins:
- a CDS encoding replication factor C small subunit: MSSSREVIAELLWAEKYRPKTLDEIVDQEEIVSRLKQFVKERNMPHLLFAGPPGTGKTTAAHCLAHDLFGENYRQYMLELNASDERGIDVIRSKVKEFARTRVAANIPFKIVLLDEADNMTADAQQALRRLMEMYTATTRFILIANYPSKIIEPIQSRCAVFRFAPLKKEDVISRLKWIAEQEKVEIDEEALEAIHDLSEGDMRRAINILQAAAALGKVTVDSVYKVVGLAHPREIRQMIQLALAGNFNDAREKLRELMINYGLSGVDVIKQVHREIFSTDIKIPDEFKIIIADLAGEIQFRLVEGADDEIQLNAFLARLAFLGKKLKP; encoded by the coding sequence ATGAGTAGCTCTCGAGAAGTTATAGCTGAGTTATTATGGGCTGAAAAGTATAGGCCTAAAACATTGGATGAAATAGTTGATCAAGAAGAAATAGTATCTCGTCTCAAACAGTTTGTTAAGGAAAGAAATATGCCTCACCTACTATTCGCCGGTCCTCCAGGTACTGGTAAAACTACAGCTGCTCATTGTTTAGCCCATGACTTATTTGGAGAAAACTATAGGCAATACATGTTGGAGCTGAACGCTAGCGATGAGAGAGGGATAGATGTTATACGTAGCAAGGTAAAAGAATTCGCTAGAACAAGGGTTGCAGCTAATATTCCATTCAAAATAGTCCTGTTGGATGAAGCAGACAATATGACTGCAGACGCACAACAAGCTCTTCGTAGACTTATGGAAATGTATACTGCAACAACAAGATTCATATTAATAGCTAACTATCCAAGCAAAATAATTGAGCCAATCCAGAGTCGATGCGCAGTATTCAGGTTTGCACCGCTGAAAAAAGAAGATGTTATATCAAGGCTTAAATGGATAGCTGAACAGGAGAAAGTTGAGATAGATGAAGAAGCTCTGGAAGCAATACATGATTTATCAGAGGGAGATATGAGGAGAGCAATCAACATATTACAAGCAGCTGCAGCACTTGGTAAGGTAACAGTTGATAGCGTCTATAAAGTAGTTGGATTAGCTCATCCCAGAGAAATAAGACAAATGATACAGTTAGCATTAGCAGGCAACTTTAACGATGCACGCGAGAAGCTGAGAGAACTAATGATCAATTATGGATTAAGCGGGGTCGACGTTATTAAACAGGTTCATAGAGAAATATTCAGCACAGATATCAAGATACCAGATGAATTCAAAATAATTATAGCAGACTTAGCAGGAGAAATACAGTTTAGACTAGTTGAAGGAGCTGATGATGAAATACAGCTAAATGCTTTCCTAGCAAGGCTAGCATTCCTTGGAAAGAAACTAAAACCATAA
- a CDS encoding TrkH family potassium uptake protein, with product MIRWRLIAYYLSNMLYLLGFSQIVPIIFSIIVGESIGFILLLIFDLLIMVSLAYILRRISFLGEINIVEAYTVMVLAFIIPSFTFALPVMVYNVDFINALFEGASAITTTGLSALPPHTLTTGVHFLRSYYQWLGGIGIALLTLSFFLSPGTAAYNIYVAHLGKYKLKPLSISTIKIIVKIYIAFTLLYIFLYLVSGTPLLDAVLNSLTTISTGGFSRISSFKNGSMYMALFLMFMSAQPIAIYYFLFRGKLREILKDPQLSCFILISIIGFIAVSISVGNISSEILFQVISALSTTGYSAFDNKLLSEPAKFILSILMIIGAGFGSTGGGLKQLRIIIIFKSITANIKRLYMPKDAVIPVKIRNKVVSSSEILFSYTLLGMYLIVLIVSTYIISLYGYSIADSFFEASSALATTGLSVGISSPSLSFIPKITLIIDMWLGRVEIIPFIIVLTNLYYSTKKR from the coding sequence TTGATTCGATGGAGACTTATTGCTTATTATTTAAGTAATATGCTTTATTTACTTGGTTTTTCCCAGATAGTTCCCATTATTTTCTCTATAATTGTTGGTGAGAGTATTGGGTTTATATTATTGTTAATATTTGATCTACTAATCATGGTCTCGTTAGCGTATATTCTGCGTAGAATAAGTTTTCTTGGAGAAATAAATATTGTTGAAGCATATACTGTTATGGTTCTAGCATTTATTATACCCAGTTTTACATTTGCATTACCTGTTATGGTGTATAATGTAGACTTTATTAATGCATTGTTTGAAGGAGCATCCGCTATTACAACAACTGGCTTATCAGCTCTTCCCCCTCATACACTCACTACTGGTGTGCATTTTCTACGATCATATTATCAATGGCTAGGCGGTATAGGCATAGCATTATTAACTCTTTCATTTTTTCTCTCGCCGGGAACTGCAGCATACAATATATATGTAGCTCATTTAGGTAAGTATAAGTTGAAACCATTAAGTATTTCAACCATAAAGATTATTGTTAAGATATACATTGCTTTTACGCTTCTCTACATATTCCTATATTTAGTCTCTGGAACCCCGCTCTTAGATGCAGTTTTAAATTCTCTAACAACTATTAGTACTGGAGGTTTTTCACGTATAAGCTCATTTAAGAATGGATCCATGTATATGGCATTATTTTTAATGTTCATGAGTGCTCAGCCAATTGCTATATATTATTTTTTATTTAGAGGAAAACTACGAGAGATATTAAAAGATCCTCAGCTCAGCTGTTTCATATTAATCTCAATTATAGGTTTTATAGCTGTATCCATTAGTGTCGGAAATATAAGTTCAGAGATTCTGTTCCAGGTTATTTCAGCTCTTTCAACTACTGGTTATTCTGCATTTGATAATAAATTGTTGAGTGAACCAGCCAAATTTATTCTATCTATTTTAATGATTATAGGTGCAGGCTTCGGCTCTACTGGTGGAGGCTTAAAACAATTAAGGATTATCATTATTTTTAAATCAATTACTGCAAATATTAAAAGACTCTATATGCCTAAAGATGCGGTTATCCCAGTTAAGATAAGGAACAAAGTGGTATCTAGCTCAGAAATATTGTTTTCTTATACCCTTCTAGGCATGTATTTAATAGTCTTAATAGTTTCCACATATATTATATCACTATATGGTTACAGCATAGCTGATAGTTTTTTCGAGGCATCATCTGCTCTCGCAACTACAGGTCTAAGTGTCGGTATATCTAGTCCATCACTATCTTTTATACCAAAAATTACATTAATCATCGACATGTGGCTGGGAAGAGTCGAGATAATTCCATTTATTATTGTTCTGACTAATTTATACTATAGTACTAAGAAAAGGTGA
- a CDS encoding potassium channel family protein, with protein MKIVIAGGGETGAELAEALIKEEHDVVLIEADEKRAEELAEKLDCLVIKGNAAHPSVLEEAGIKDTDVIVALTGNDRDNIIISLIAKSIGVKKIIVKIQDPIYNDLLIHMGINDIINPGRLVVVQALSMLKGFNILNISTIVRSNIRLVIAKIPPEYDGKKINELPIDTENARILILYRGREAYFPKDDLVVKSDDSILLAVKANYYDEISKVLKI; from the coding sequence ATGAAGATAGTGATTGCTGGTGGAGGAGAGACTGGAGCTGAGCTAGCAGAGGCTTTGATCAAGGAAGAACACGATGTAGTTTTAATTGAAGCAGATGAGAAACGCGCTGAAGAACTTGCTGAGAAACTTGACTGCCTAGTTATTAAAGGAAATGCCGCTCATCCCTCGGTTCTAGAGGAGGCTGGCATAAAAGATACTGATGTAATAGTGGCTTTAACAGGGAATGATCGAGATAACATAATTATTTCTTTGATAGCAAAATCGATTGGGGTCAAAAAGATCATTGTTAAAATACAGGATCCAATATATAATGATCTATTGATTCATATGGGTATAAATGATATAATAAATCCTGGAAGACTTGTTGTAGTTCAAGCTTTGTCTATGCTTAAAGGATTTAATATACTAAATATATCGACAATTGTACGTAGCAATATTAGGTTAGTGATAGCAAAAATACCTCCTGAATATGATGGTAAAAAGATAAATGAATTACCAATAGATACGGAGAATGCACGAATATTGATCCTTTATCGTGGACGAGAAGCTTATTTCCCAAAGGATGATCTAGTAGTAAAATCTGATGATAGCATATTATTAGCAGTTAAAGCTAATTACTACGATGAAATCTCAAAGGTGTTGAAGATTTGA
- a CDS encoding replication factor C large subunit — MPRRIPWIIKYRPKKIADVVNQDSAKKQFIQWLESWLKGKPSKKAALLYGPAGCGKTSLVEAAANEYGLEIVEMNASDFRRRQDIERIAKTAAFMRSLFARGKIILLDEVDGISGTADRGAIDAILHLLEITRYPVVMTANNPWDQKLKPLRDASLMIAFKRLSERDVIIVLKRICQLEKLECEDAALREIARRSEGDLRSAINDLQAIAEGFGRVTLNWVRELSAYRTREYAPFEALQKMFNARYIFQAKSAISQANIDYETMMIWINEHIPTYYDDPEEIWRAYEALSRADVYMGRIRKSGSWDLLSYVFDMMGPGVAFARKIYRYKWKAFRSPKRLQLLAQTKRSREVREGIAMTLAPRLLTSRATIKRDVIPFLKIIFTHAPKYAAKIALGYGLTEEMIKWLAGPKSSEVLAYYRRLKR, encoded by the coding sequence ATGCCCCGTAGAATTCCATGGATAATAAAGTATAGGCCAAAGAAAATCGCAGATGTAGTTAATCAGGATTCCGCTAAAAAACAATTTATCCAATGGCTTGAATCATGGCTTAAAGGCAAACCATCGAAGAAAGCCGCTCTACTATATGGTCCGGCGGGTTGTGGTAAAACTAGTCTAGTCGAAGCAGCAGCTAACGAGTATGGCTTAGAAATAGTAGAGATGAATGCTAGTGATTTTAGGAGAAGACAAGATATTGAGAGAATAGCTAAAACAGCTGCTTTTATGAGAAGCCTTTTCGCCCGTGGAAAAATCATATTATTGGACGAGGTCGATGGCATAAGCGGAACAGCTGATAGAGGAGCTATAGATGCTATACTACACTTACTAGAAATAACACGTTACCCTGTAGTTATGACGGCTAATAACCCCTGGGATCAAAAACTTAAGCCTCTCAGAGACGCTTCATTAATGATTGCTTTTAAGAGACTAAGTGAGAGAGATGTAATAATAGTTCTAAAAAGAATATGTCAACTCGAAAAACTAGAATGCGAAGATGCAGCTTTAAGAGAAATAGCTCGGAGAAGCGAAGGAGATCTTAGGAGTGCAATAAATGATCTACAAGCAATAGCTGAAGGATTTGGCAGAGTAACTCTTAACTGGGTAAGGGAATTATCGGCGTATAGGACTAGAGAATATGCACCATTCGAAGCATTACAGAAAATGTTTAATGCAAGATATATATTTCAAGCTAAATCTGCAATATCTCAGGCAAACATAGATTATGAAACAATGATGATCTGGATAAACGAGCACATACCAACCTATTACGATGATCCAGAAGAGATTTGGAGAGCATATGAAGCACTTAGTAGAGCAGACGTATACATGGGTAGGATTCGGAAGAGTGGTTCATGGGATCTTTTAAGCTATGTTTTCGATATGATGGGGCCTGGAGTAGCATTTGCTAGGAAAATATATAGGTATAAGTGGAAAGCATTTCGTTCTCCAAAAAGATTACAATTATTAGCACAAACTAAGAGAAGTAGAGAAGTTAGAGAAGGCATAGCAATGACACTGGCTCCTAGACTATTAACAAGTAGAGCAACTATTAAAAGAGATGTTATACCTTTCCTGAAAATAATATTTACACATGCTCCCAAATATGCGGCTAAAATCGCATTGGGTTATGGATTAACGGAGGAAATGATTAAATGGCTTGCAGGACCTAAGAGTAGTGAGGTATTAGCTTATTATAGAAGACTTAAGAGATAA
- a CDS encoding ORC1-type DNA replication protein yields the protein MIYDDKPSTWKIIEEELNKPTIFKSRESLTPEYIPDNLPHREKEIKALVSAFKHLITSPGSFSQRVLIVGSVGTGKTVTARVFGRDFTRAAKIKGYNIRYVHINCHRNRTLYNVVTEIARQLEIPLPSRGLSVKEMYDAILGYLDESDTYAIVTLDEFHYFASIAGSDAVYFIVRTYDDINASIKRLNFIFISLDTSKLSLLDSTTESYLLRHMIKLKPYTSSELFDILKYRASQAFYEGIVDDEILRFIADYEGSDRGGGGNARHAIEILLLAGDIAESEGADKIQLDHVRKAIMKTSREIINISESILYSPVHELIILWAIIRLLRRTGRPFVKMGEVEKEYEVLCEVLGEQPRRHTQIYEYIMNLKKAGVIDARTSGKGLRGRTTLISIHYGPLDLFEKHVEDLIYRRLGVSKR from the coding sequence ATGATCTACGATGATAAACCTAGTACATGGAAGATTATTGAGGAAGAACTAAACAAGCCGACTATTTTTAAGAGCAGAGAGAGCCTGACACCTGAATATATTCCTGATAATCTACCCCACCGTGAAAAAGAAATTAAAGCATTGGTTTCAGCATTTAAACATTTAATTACTAGTCCAGGTAGCTTCTCGCAGAGAGTGTTAATTGTTGGCAGTGTAGGAACTGGAAAAACCGTGACAGCCAGGGTTTTCGGAAGAGACTTTACAAGAGCCGCTAAGATTAAAGGATACAATATCAGGTATGTACATATAAACTGTCACCGTAACCGTACACTTTATAATGTTGTAACCGAAATAGCTAGGCAACTAGAAATACCTTTACCATCAAGAGGATTATCTGTTAAAGAAATGTATGATGCTATCCTAGGATATCTTGATGAAAGTGATACTTATGCTATAGTTACTCTAGACGAATTCCATTACTTTGCAAGTATTGCGGGCAGTGATGCAGTATACTTTATCGTTAGAACATATGATGATATAAATGCTAGTATAAAAAGACTAAACTTTATCTTTATATCTCTTGATACATCTAAGCTATCATTACTAGATAGCACTACTGAAAGCTACTTATTAAGACACATGATTAAGCTTAAACCATATACTTCAAGTGAATTATTTGATATTTTAAAATATAGAGCCTCTCAAGCATTCTATGAAGGAATAGTTGACGATGAGATTCTAAGATTTATAGCTGATTATGAAGGTAGTGATCGCGGTGGCGGAGGAAACGCTAGACACGCGATCGAAATATTGTTGTTGGCTGGTGATATAGCTGAGAGTGAAGGAGCAGATAAAATACAGTTAGATCATGTACGTAAAGCTATTATGAAGACCTCTAGAGAAATTATAAACATATCAGAATCCATCCTATATAGCCCCGTCCACGAACTAATAATTCTATGGGCGATTATAAGGCTTCTCCGTAGGACTGGGAGACCATTTGTTAAAATGGGCGAGGTGGAGAAGGAGTATGAAGTGCTCTGCGAAGTTCTAGGCGAACAACCACGTAGACATACACAGATCTATGAATACATTATGAATCTTAAGAAAGCCGGGGTTATAGATGCTAGAACTAGTGGTAAGGGTTTACGGGGTAGAACAACGCTGATAAGCATTCATTATGGACCCCTTGATCTATTTGAGAAGCATGTTGAAGACCTAATATATAGGAGGCTTGGTGTTAGTAAGAGATGA
- a CDS encoding AAA family ATPase has translation MTYTLEKEKTEPDLVTRFKRFLWDFRDRRTGMFKYRERISHMALMGQRSLLIDFNDITLFDRGLAHIIENNPDTAIEAASIAIKELMRRENPEYAESVDKFYPRFRNPSKVLRIRELTSEYIGKFVAVEGILTRLTRVEARLVKAVFKHAECGAEFEWPEEGEMGERIEKPSYCPICGKTGKFQLLLNKSRFIDWQKIVVQEKPEEIPPGQIPRSIEVVLTGDLVDSARPGDRVLVTGILRVMPTSSVQRGIGKSVFGFYLEANYVDVQQKVLEEIEITREDEDKIKELARDPWIREKIIASIAPAIYGHWNIKEAIALLLFGGVPKLLPDGTRIRGDIHILLVGDPGTAKSQMLQYTAKIAPRGIYTSGKGSTAAGLTASVLRDKATGEYYLEAGALVLADGGVACIDEIDKMREEDRSAIHEALEQQSYHKDFKIMLADGRKVRIGDLVDELIGKNREKVIKGKDTEILFVDDLFLLSYNMRSGEQVLVKADRVSRHKAPDQFIKLRFSNGAEIIVTPEHPVLIINNGKIKTVRADTVRKGTLTIGVLGHKIIKEVNEDDIINNIRRKIVLDKELPYIHAKNISEAVEMRDQLMSIDIPTFIVKHKNEIRLYPSGPCSLRRLLLMHGVEEVVFSDELLYEIMNCHLYPATWYELLYSMGLTKIAKELNVYDFEILAGIIKKVEKEVIMLSQVLGLRNETQTELLHLKSRRELLIRLKDKLDMLRKRLKDLEEALGKDAVIRMITDVEVIKNTDSDWVYDITIEPYHLFVSDGLILHNTVSIAKAGIVARLNARASVLAAGNPKLGRYDHSLPVSKNIDLPPPILSRFDLIFIVEDIPEKTKDTLLAKHILDIHTDYEKAKPLIDTQLLKKYISYARRYIRPKLTQEAKKLLLDFYVNMRLSGVKASKEGPPAIAMTPRQLEALIRLSEAHAKMALKTKATIEDAEEAIRLMYYSLRKVGYDVKSGRLDIDLVELGVSRSKQVKMKEFMKFIDKVFEEYDEIEYKELYNLAKEKGFDKEFVIEMIRRLKKDGLVYEPRPGVLSKVY, from the coding sequence TTGACATATACATTGGAAAAGGAAAAAACAGAACCAGATCTTGTAACAAGGTTTAAAAGGTTTCTATGGGATTTCAGAGATCGAAGAACAGGCATGTTTAAATACCGTGAAAGAATAAGCCATATGGCTCTAATGGGTCAGAGAAGCCTATTAATTGATTTCAACGACATAACATTGTTCGATAGAGGACTAGCACATATTATTGAAAACAATCCTGACACAGCCATAGAAGCAGCTAGTATAGCGATTAAGGAGCTAATGAGGAGAGAAAACCCAGAATATGCTGAGTCCGTAGATAAGTTTTATCCAAGATTCCGTAACCCAAGCAAAGTGTTAAGGATCAGGGAATTAACAAGCGAGTATATAGGGAAATTTGTCGCTGTAGAAGGTATATTGACTAGGCTGACAAGAGTTGAAGCTAGACTGGTTAAGGCTGTTTTTAAACATGCAGAATGTGGAGCAGAGTTTGAATGGCCTGAAGAAGGAGAGATGGGGGAGAGAATAGAGAAGCCATCATACTGCCCTATATGTGGGAAAACAGGTAAGTTCCAGTTATTATTGAATAAGTCTAGATTTATTGATTGGCAAAAAATAGTTGTACAAGAAAAACCAGAAGAAATCCCTCCTGGCCAGATCCCAAGAAGTATTGAGGTTGTTCTTACCGGTGATCTAGTGGATTCAGCGAGACCTGGTGATAGAGTCTTAGTAACAGGGATACTACGAGTTATGCCCACAAGCTCTGTGCAGAGAGGTATTGGTAAATCCGTTTTTGGATTCTATCTCGAAGCAAACTATGTTGATGTTCAACAGAAAGTATTGGAGGAAATAGAGATAACGCGTGAGGATGAGGACAAAATAAAGGAGTTGGCAAGAGATCCATGGATCAGGGAGAAAATTATAGCAAGCATTGCACCAGCCATTTATGGTCATTGGAACATTAAGGAAGCAATAGCATTGTTGCTTTTCGGAGGAGTACCTAAATTATTACCTGATGGAACAAGAATACGTGGAGACATACATATATTATTAGTAGGAGACCCAGGTACTGCTAAATCCCAAATGCTACAATATACTGCAAAAATCGCCCCCCGCGGAATATATACTAGCGGGAAAGGATCGACAGCTGCTGGTTTAACAGCAAGTGTTCTCAGAGATAAAGCAACAGGAGAATATTATCTCGAAGCTGGAGCATTGGTATTAGCTGATGGAGGAGTTGCATGTATAGATGAGATAGATAAAATGAGAGAAGAAGATCGAAGCGCAATACATGAAGCATTAGAACAGCAAAGTTATCATAAAGATTTCAAAATAATGTTGGCAGATGGTAGGAAGGTTAGGATTGGAGATTTAGTAGATGAGCTGATAGGTAAGAATAGGGAAAAAGTCATTAAGGGTAAGGATACCGAGATACTTTTCGTAGATGACTTATTCCTTCTCTCATACAATATGCGTTCAGGAGAACAAGTGCTTGTAAAAGCAGATAGAGTAAGTAGGCATAAAGCACCTGATCAATTTATAAAGTTAAGATTTAGTAATGGAGCAGAAATAATCGTTACACCAGAACATCCAGTGCTGATAATTAATAATGGAAAAATCAAAACAGTTAGAGCTGATACAGTTCGTAAAGGCACTCTAACCATAGGTGTGCTAGGTCATAAAATTATTAAAGAAGTAAATGAAGATGACATAATCAATAATATTAGGAGAAAGATCGTATTAGATAAAGAACTTCCATATATTCATGCCAAAAACATTTCTGAAGCCGTTGAAATGCGTGATCAATTAATGAGTATAGATATACCAACCTTCATTGTTAAACATAAAAACGAGATAAGACTTTATCCATCTGGTCCATGTTCTCTAAGAAGACTTCTATTAATGCATGGAGTTGAAGAAGTTGTTTTCAGCGATGAATTACTATATGAAATCATGAACTGCCATTTATACCCAGCAACATGGTACGAGCTATTATACTCAATGGGATTAACCAAGATAGCTAAGGAACTAAATGTCTACGACTTTGAAATATTAGCAGGTATTATCAAAAAAGTTGAGAAAGAAGTAATTATGTTATCCCAGGTTCTCGGATTGAGAAATGAAACACAAACAGAACTGTTACATCTTAAATCACGTAGAGAACTTCTCATAAGACTTAAGGATAAACTAGACATGTTAAGGAAAAGATTAAAGGATCTTGAAGAAGCATTAGGTAAAGACGCTGTCATTAGAATGATTACTGATGTAGAAGTAATTAAGAATACGGATTCGGACTGGGTTTATGATATAACTATTGAACCCTACCACTTATTTGTCTCGGACGGTCTCATACTACATAATACTGTTAGTATTGCCAAAGCAGGCATCGTTGCCAGACTAAATGCTAGAGCATCTGTTCTCGCAGCTGGTAATCCGAAACTTGGAAGATACGATCACTCATTACCAGTAAGTAAAAACATTGATCTCCCACCACCTATTCTATCAAGATTTGACCTAATATTTATAGTTGAAGATATACCGGAGAAAACCAAAGATACCCTACTAGCTAAGCATATACTAGATATACATACAGACTATGAGAAAGCAAAACCATTAATCGATACTCAGCTCCTCAAAAAATACATTAGTTATGCAAGAAGATATATTAGGCCAAAACTAACACAAGAAGCTAAAAAATTGCTTCTAGACTTCTATGTAAACATGAGGCTTTCAGGTGTAAAAGCTAGTAAGGAAGGCCCACCAGCCATAGCTATGACACCTAGACAATTAGAAGCATTAATCAGATTATCAGAAGCTCACGCAAAAATGGCTTTAAAAACTAAAGCAACAATTGAGGATGCTGAAGAAGCTATTCGTTTAATGTATTATAGTTTGAGAAAAGTAGGTTACGATGTTAAATCCGGCAGATTAGATATCGACCTAGTAGAACTAGGTGTTTCTAGAAGTAAGCAGGTTAAAATGAAGGAATTCATGAAATTCATTGATAAAGTATTCGAGGAATACGATGAAATAGAATATAAGGAATTATATAATCTAGCTAAAGAGAAAGGATTTGATAAAGAATTCGTTATTGAAATGATAAGACGGCTTAAAAAAGACGGACTAGTATATGAGCCGAGACCAGGTGTTTTATCAAAAGTATATTGA
- a CDS encoding DUF1614 domain-containing protein — translation MENGLDKRIIVSFPTHPFYFMFYLILLIPLSLVAPSVFGFLTVFFGLNLRAAILVGFMIFLLSLLFSPVNIVLKEYMAGGYTLSFQQRYVFFYGIPIPIITPVIIARKIILAINVGGALIPLTISIFLLYRLLIININYFIASLVAIIITTIISYMFSRAIPGAGIAVPGLVPPLTSALITILLVQEPIYVIPIAYVGGVLGSLIGADILRLKKELYKFVNIYGSSFLSIGGAGTFDGIYLSGIFAVALAVILV, via the coding sequence TTGGAGAATGGTTTGGATAAGAGAATAATTGTATCTTTCCCAACTCATCCATTTTATTTCATGTTTTACCTAATACTTTTAATCCCTCTAAGCCTAGTAGCTCCTAGCGTATTTGGTTTCTTAACAGTTTTTTTCGGACTAAATCTAAGAGCTGCTATTCTCGTAGGCTTCATGATTTTCTTATTAAGTCTTCTTTTTAGCCCTGTAAATATTGTATTAAAAGAATACATGGCTGGAGGGTATACATTGAGTTTTCAACAAAGATATGTGTTTTTCTATGGTATACCAATACCCATTATAACACCTGTAATTATTGCACGTAAAATAATTTTGGCAATCAATGTTGGAGGCGCACTAATACCTTTAACGATCAGTATTTTCTTATTGTACAGATTATTAATAATAAATATCAATTACTTCATAGCTTCACTAGTAGCAATTATAATTACAACGATTATATCCTACATGTTTTCACGAGCAATACCTGGTGCAGGCATAGCCGTTCCAGGACTTGTTCCACCCCTAACCTCAGCATTAATAACCATACTACTAGTACAGGAACCCATATATGTTATTCCTATAGCATATGTGGGAGGCGTATTAGGTAGTCTTATAGGTGCGGATATTTTGAGGCTTAAAAAGGAGCTATATAAGTTTGTAAACATTTATGGTTCGTCTTTTCTCAGCATAGGCG
- a CDS encoding ArsR family transcriptional regulator, producing MLSQIELPVCIISSILGLEQSLVSHHLAVLRRANIVGTKNVGKYRFYYLKTNSLLESILNKLR from the coding sequence TTGCTCTCTCAAATAGAGCTTCCAGTTTGTATTATCTCGTCTATTTTAGGTCTTGAACAAAGCTTGGTTTCCCATCATTTAGCTGTTCTTAGAAGAGCTAACATTGTTGGAACGAAAAATGTTGGTAAATATAGATTTTACTATTTAAAAACTAATAGCTTGTTGGAAAGTATTTTAAACAAGCTCCGCTGA